In one Dreissena polymorpha isolate Duluth1 chromosome 7, UMN_Dpol_1.0, whole genome shotgun sequence genomic region, the following are encoded:
- the LOC127838525 gene encoding RNA-binding protein cabeza-like: MGNGGNGGSGGGGGGGGGGMFGGGAGGGGGGGGGHKVISEQRSYAVDVIIESNSVFPLGIGDQKNGNDEGPPKR, encoded by the exons ATGGGTAACGGTGGAAATGGCGGATCCGggggtggtggcggtggcggcggtGGCGGAATGTTTGGTGGTGGTGCAGGTGGTGGaggcggtggtggcggcggtcATAAGGTCATTTCAGAACAAAGATCTTACGCTGTTGACGTGATCATAGAATCAAACTCCGTGTTTCCTTTGGGAATTG GGGATCAAAAGAATGGAAATGACGAGGGACCGCCAAAACGCTAG